The sequence GCGACGCCGGGAAAATCCTCCACTGCGGCTACTCGGGCGACAACGAGGCGGCGGCGTTTGCGTGTCGGCTGCCAGATATTGCCGCGATCGAAACGAGCGTCAACATCGCCGACCAGCACAACGTCGAAGCCGTCCTACCGCTGGCCCAGAAGCACGACGTCGGCGTGATCGTCAAGCGGCCAATTGCCAATGCGGCGTGGCGTGACCTGAACGATCAGAAGGGCTTCTACCAGAAGTACGCCGCGACCTACACGGATCGCCTGGCGAAGATGGGCCTGACATCGGGCGACCTCGGCCTCGACTGGCCGGAACTTGCGTTGCGATGGACGCTCATGCAGCCCGGCGTCTCGACGGCAATCGTCGGCACGACCAACCCTGTCAACGCTCAGACCAACCTCGACTACGCCGCCAAGGGCCCGCTCTCCGACGACGTCGCCGCCATGATCAAAAAGGCATTCGACAGCGCCAACGACGGCAGCTGGATGGGTCAGACCTGAGCGGGCTTCGAGCAGACGCGATGGGAAAGCCCGCGTGATGATTCAGCAGCACGTCGCGAGTCGACGTTGTGTCAGACCAGCGTGTTGTGCTCGGTCATTGAGCCACCCGCGTCAGCGGGCACTTCGACACCAAATGCGCCCGCTGACGCGGGCGGCTAACTGCCAACGCTCTCGAAACAAAGAAGCAAACGGCATCCACCGCTAGCTGACCGGTCGCGTGCTGGGACGTGGTCCACGGTCGCGGCGAGGGGATGGCGTCGTCGGGGGGCCACCTTCGGGATCGTCGCGGTCGACCATGCGTTCGAATCGGCCCAGGATGCTCTGGCTGAGTTCGTTGACGCGTTCGCGGTCGCGTTCGAGGCGGGCACGTTCGCGGTCGAGTCGCTCGGACGCCTCGTCGAGCTGTCGGGCACGACGATCCAGCGCCAGGCCGAGAAATCGCTCCGCTTCCTTCCGTGCGGCTGCGACGGCGTTCTTGACGCCATCAGAATCGCCAGCCTCGCGGGCTTCACGCGCGTCCATCAGGTGGCCGAGGATCGCGTCTTCGCTGCGGAACTGCTGGAGGGCATGGGCGTGCTCATCCGGATTCGACTCCTGTAGCCGGCCCAGCTCCTCGACGCGTCGCACGATGCGTCCGCGAAGTCGGCCGAGCACCTGTTCCTGCATCTGCGGCCGCTCGTCTCCGAGCGCGTCCATCCGCTCGACGAACCGCTCGTACATCGCCATGCGGTGCGGCGAGTTCTCGGTGAGGAAAACCTGGGCTTTGGTCCACCGCTCGCTGTCGACGGCAACGGTTGCGGGGCCGCGACGACGGTCGCGATCCGACGATCCGGCCCTTTGGCGATCGCCACGGTCGCGCATGCCCGGCCGATCGGGAGGTCCCATCGAGCCGTCCGGCGGCGGAGGTGGTTGGGCCTCGGCCGAGCCGAGTGTGGCAAGGGCGAGGCTGGCAATCAGAAGGGCGCGGACCATCGTCGTCTCCAGTCAAAAGTCGTTTCAGCTGCCGATGTCGAACGAGTCGTCAATCGGCCAGGCCTCGCCGGACGTATCAGCGAAAATCGCATCCGCGTCGAGATACGCCACCGCGGCCGACCAGTCGTCCGTGGCACTCGTGAAGAGGCTCTCCACGTCCTGCCTTTCGGGGGCGTTCTGGACGTTGGTCTGCTGTGTTGGCTGTTGTGGGTTGCCTGCGAGTCGTCCGGACTCGGACTGGTCGGACGTGAGGAACGTGACAAGCACCAACCCGGCGACAAGGCTTGCCGCAGCAGCCAGGGGCCAGCGGATGACCCGCCATGCCGTCGACGAGGCGTCGCTCTCGCCGGCGAACCCGATTCGGCCGACGACGTCGCTGGACGACCGTGCCTGCAAGCGATTGTGGACCAGTCGCTTGGCATGAACAGCAGCCGAGGCGACCTCGGCGTCGGTGGGCGGCGTGGCGAACGAGTCGGCGACGTGCGTCTGCAGCCGCGCCAGCTCGGCATCGCCCGCCTCACCACGATCGGCAGCGAGGTACGCGTCGGCAAGGTCGGCGGGGAGATCGTGGTCGTCGTGGTCGGACATGGGTCGCAAAGCTCGTTTCGTTTAATTCAACGCCGTGGCTGCGGGCACTATTGCGGCGACTCCATCGCCAGACGTAACTTTTTGACCGCCTTGTGCATGCGACCCAGCGCCGTGTTGAGCGGACAGTCGAGCGTGTCGGCGATCTCCTTGAACGTCAGGCCCGCGAAGCACCGAAGCTCCACGACGCGTCGCTGTGGGTCGGGCAGCTCCAGCACCAGATGCCGAATCGCCTCGGCCTGCTCGGCACGCAGCACGTCCGCATCAGCGGCCTCGGCGTCGTCGGGCGTGAGCGTCGGATCGTTGGCGACGCGGTCGACTCGCCGCCGCTCCCGACCCGTGCGGCGAAAGTGGTCGTGGGCCTTGTTGGTCGCGATACGGAACAGCCACGGCTTGAAACCCGGGCCAGCGGCGGATTCGTCGAACTGGTCGAGGTGCTCCAGCACGCTCAGCCACGTCGCCTGATGCAGGTCTTCGGCTAGCGAGGCGTCGCCACGGGCGATTCGGCGGAGATAGCCGAGCAACGCGGGCGTGTGACGATCGACGAGCTGGTCAGCCGCGCTGGAGTCCCCGGCTTTGAGCGCGGCCACGAGCTGGTCGTCGGATGTCTCTTCTGGATCGGCGGCGTGGCTGGCGTCGTCCGTGGCGGTCATCACGCAATGTGCCACAACGGCACCGGGTCCGAGCTTATTGCATCGGCTCGATGGACCTACCGCAACAACTCACCAGCACCACTGCGGCTTGCGGGGAGGCGTTTGGCGACGCCGCGACGCGGGGCGCCGGCTTCGAGGCGGCGGTTGAGGACGTCGTCGCGGCTGAAGACGTCGAGCATCTGCCGGGCGATGCCACGCCAGGCGAAGTTCTTTCGGGCCCAGGTGCTGCCCTGCTCCTCGAGCTGGTCGCGAATCGCTTGATACAGAAGCGGTAAGGCGAGGCAGTACGCCAGTTCGCCCTCACGCTCAGGGTCGGCCCAGAGCGCGTGCGTGCCGAACTCGACCGACTCCCGCAGGCCGCCACGCGTCGTGATGACCGACGCCGTCCCGCACGCCATCGCCTCCACGGCGGTCATGCCGAAGGGCTCGTAGCGGCTGGGCAAGGCGTAGACGGCGGCGGCGCGGTAGACGTCGGGCAGGTCGTCATCGCTGACGTAGCCGTAGAAGACGACGTGGTCCGTCACGCCGAGACTCGCGGCGAGGCGGCGGAGCTCGTCGATCTGCTTCTGATCCTGCTTCGAGTCGTTGTGCCCGACGGCCATGACCAGGCGTGCGCCGGGAACCAGCTCCATCAGCCGAGGCATGGCTTTGATGAGCAGGTCGTACCCCTTGTTCCGAGCCATGCGTCCAAGGGCCAGGATGTCGTGCTCCTCGAAGCCCAATCGCTCCCGGACGGCGGGGATGCTCTCATCCGGCAGTGGCTTGAAGCGGGTTTCGTCCAAGCCCGCCGGGATGACGGTCACCTTTTCGTCGGGAATGCCGTAGTAGTTGAAGAAACGGTCTTCCTGCTGGTGGCTGGTCGCGATGAGGTGGTCGCACTTGGCAAACAGCTTCGTCTCGGCCTCGATGCGCTCGTCGAAGCGGTAGGTCTCGAACTTGTCGGGCGGCGTGTTCTGGTCGTTCATCTGCTCGCGCTTCCACGCGCCCAGACTGTGCGGCGTGTGGACGTGCGGAATGTCCAGCTTGTCCGCGACCGCCTGCCCGATGACGCCCGCATCCCAGTAGTGGCTGCTGACCAGCTCGTACTGCAGCCCGTCGGCGTCGATTTTCTTGAGCAGGTTGGCGATGCCCTCTTCGACGATGTCGTGGAAGTTCTCCTTGACGATGAACTTCTCGCCGCCGAACGGAATGCGCAGGACGCGGATGCCCTCGCCCATCTCGTCGACCTCGGGCTGGCCTTCGAACTGGCGGGTGACGACGTCGATGCGGTAGCCGAGGAGGCGCAGGGCTTTCGCAACTTCGAGGACGTAGACGACCTGTCCGCCGGTGTCGGGCTGCCCGAGCTTGGCCTCGGCGGCGACGTAGCCGTGGGTGCTGATGAGGCAGA is a genomic window of Planctomycetota bacterium containing:
- a CDS encoding glycosyltransferase yields the protein MPDDPQRDPADASPGLSSEPHGGYRGYFCLISTHGYVAAEAKLGQPDTGGQVVYVLEVAKALRLLGYRIDVVTRQFEGQPEVDEMGEGIRVLRIPFGGEKFIVKENFHDIVEEGIANLLKKIDADGLQYELVSSHYWDAGVIGQAVADKLDIPHVHTPHSLGAWKREQMNDQNTPPDKFETYRFDERIEAETKLFAKCDHLIATSHQQEDRFFNYYGIPDEKVTVIPAGLDETRFKPLPDESIPAVRERLGFEEHDILALGRMARNKGYDLLIKAMPRLMELVPGARLVMAVGHNDSKQDQKQIDELRRLAASLGVTDHVVFYGYVSDDDLPDVYRAAAVYALPSRYEPFGMTAVEAMACGTASVITTRGGLRESVEFGTHALWADPEREGELAYCLALPLLYQAIRDQLEEQGSTWARKNFAWRGIARQMLDVFSRDDVLNRRLEAGAPRRGVAKRLPASRSGAGELLR
- a CDS encoding aldo/keto reductase, producing MSDLPKRPFGKTGLDVSVLGYGTAPASFLKEHSDDVVALVNKLLDSGVNVLDTATGYPGSQAFLGDNLKGRRDEFVLVSKVGSAGNPSSFTPDRVHKDVDNALKLLKTDRVDVMLLHSCPLDVLEADEALGALVEARDAGKILHCGYSGDNEAAAFACRLPDIAAIETSVNIADQHNVEAVLPLAQKHDVGVIVKRPIANAAWRDLNDQKGFYQKYAATYTDRLAKMGLTSGDLGLDWPELALRWTLMQPGVSTAIVGTTNPVNAQTNLDYAAKGPLSDDVAAMIKKAFDSANDGSWMGQT
- a CDS encoding RNA polymerase sigma factor; translated protein: MTATDDASHAADPEETSDDQLVAALKAGDSSAADQLVDRHTPALLGYLRRIARGDASLAEDLHQATWLSVLEHLDQFDESAAGPGFKPWLFRIATNKAHDHFRRTGRERRRVDRVANDPTLTPDDAEAADADVLRAEQAEAIRHLVLELPDPQRRVVELRCFAGLTFKEIADTLDCPLNTALGRMHKAVKKLRLAMESPQ